A genomic segment from Amygdalobacter nucleatus encodes:
- a CDS encoding GNAT family N-acetyltransferase, giving the protein MEIKQGKNRFYIGSSETDFVAEITFELVDANTWSINHTFVDPSLEGQGIGRKLVKAVKDYAEAQGKELTATCSYAAHVLAKSAK; this is encoded by the coding sequence ATGGAAATTAAGCAGGGGAAAAATCGTTTTTATATCGGCAGTTCAGAGACTGATTTTGTCGCTGAAATTACGTTTGAACTTGTAGATGCCAATACATGGAGCATCAATCATACATTTGTTGATCCTAGCTTGGAAGGTCAGGGAATTGGGCGCAAATTGGTTAAAGCTGTTAAGGATTATGCAGAAGCTCAGGGCAAGGAATTGACAGCTACCTGTTCATATGCAGCCCATGTCTTAGCAAAATCTGCTAAATAA
- a CDS encoding DnaD domain protein — protein sequence MLALQFSEQFMQHYLGTLSPLAWKLYLHLSFICSQRKNWQLQANEIELEPVNQFVNNKQYKAELKAATAELQQQSLLKADYTRQCLWLVSPDIQQKLWDLADMWQQELQTMSEEQKQNLTRSNFVLAQVDACTANNQKLLDYLLATKKQQLNANLLGQTEQTTAELSSTQASSDSDETEYNELVQAINQRFLVGFSSYSWINLIDKLHHEYHFENTLIYAIFATLQSEGHLYKDQIQRLADNLHKENITSAEAFDKWLSEQELIAKRRPFVQANLQRHNLTTADMQIVNKWFDEYAYDEEIIKYLFSKSVESTNPTLTWFDAIITRWHNSGYKTLEEIQQAEKEFKAKPKRQAYVRSGLASYQPRSQKENYTERHYDADFYKKLMQGSKHTLKYD from the coding sequence GTGTTGGCTCTTCAGTTTTCAGAACAGTTTATGCAACATTATCTAGGGACATTGAGCCCCTTGGCGTGGAAACTGTATTTGCATTTGTCATTTATCTGTTCACAACGAAAGAATTGGCAATTACAGGCCAATGAGATTGAATTAGAACCGGTGAATCAGTTCGTTAATAACAAACAATATAAAGCAGAACTGAAAGCAGCTACGGCTGAATTACAACAGCAGAGCTTATTAAAAGCTGATTACACTCGCCAATGCCTATGGTTAGTTAGCCCAGATATTCAGCAGAAATTGTGGGATTTAGCTGATATGTGGCAACAAGAATTACAAACTATGAGTGAGGAACAGAAGCAAAATCTGACAAGAAGTAACTTTGTTTTAGCTCAAGTAGATGCTTGTACAGCCAATAACCAGAAATTGCTTGATTATTTGCTTGCAACTAAGAAGCAGCAGCTTAATGCCAATTTGCTCGGCCAAACTGAGCAAACAACAGCTGAGCTTAGTTCAACACAGGCTAGTTCAGACAGTGATGAGACTGAATATAATGAATTGGTGCAAGCTATTAACCAGCGCTTCTTAGTTGGCTTTAGTTCTTATAGCTGGATCAATTTGATTGACAAATTACATCATGAGTATCATTTTGAAAACACACTTATCTATGCCATTTTTGCAACTTTACAGAGCGAAGGCCATCTTTACAAAGATCAGATTCAACGCTTAGCCGATAATTTACATAAAGAAAATATTACCAGCGCCGAAGCTTTTGATAAGTGGTTGAGCGAACAGGAATTGATTGCAAAGCGGCGACCGTTTGTGCAGGCTAATTTGCAACGCCATAATTTGACAACTGCTGATATGCAGATAGTGAATAAGTGGTTCGATGAATATGCTTATGATGAAGAAATAATAAAGTATCTTTTCAGTAAAAGCGTTGAGAGTACCAATCCAACTTTGACGTGGTTCGATGCGATTATCACACGTTGGCATAATTCTGGTTATAAGACATTAGAAGAGATTCAGCAAGCTGAAAAAGAGTTCAAAGCAAAGCCAAAGCGGCAGGCTTATGTGCGCTCAGGTTTAGCTAGTTATCAGCCACGTAGTCAGAAAGAAAATTATACAGAACGGCATTATGATGCTGATTTTTATAAAAAATTGATGCAAGGTTCGAAGCATACGCTGAAATACGATTAA
- a CDS encoding ATP-binding protein, whose amino-acid sequence MSLDYLDNIYKARKNKAATKLSGLKTWLLAHDANLKAKRLKLTDLHAKLIDLTRQAVSQADCHDLKTYAPYTALLAETKLAEQDFNTAVKQACAEYCQRQNYALYECSLCLDRGYIELQSNTEIETTPKQIACPNCFPKLCRQYLQSLNLWQINHSNQDDNRLEEPVLDIYRLKNSAEVFTEQKDNYEMNYKYALRFSENIIQAELASSNTLADCKDNLFISGAAGSGKSYLAAKIAEYVLRHGVLAIYITADSLADLFKQQEFLKTSYAPDLRQLDYVKTCFSLIYQAPLLVIDDLAVSNLQVPHLLKLFNQLGAKQHLVLTTNLSADDIVQTYGERILSRLLYRAEPIDFLTADLRLGI is encoded by the coding sequence ATGAGTTTAGATTATTTGGATAATATTTATAAGGCCCGCAAAAATAAGGCGGCCACCAAGTTGTCAGGCTTAAAAACTTGGCTTTTAGCGCATGATGCTAATTTGAAAGCTAAACGCCTTAAGTTGACGGACTTACATGCTAAGTTGATTGATTTGACGAGACAGGCTGTAAGCCAAGCAGACTGTCATGATTTGAAGACATATGCACCATATACGGCATTATTGGCTGAGACTAAATTAGCTGAGCAGGATTTTAATACAGCCGTTAAGCAAGCTTGTGCTGAATATTGCCAAAGACAGAACTATGCTTTGTATGAATGTTCACTTTGCTTAGATAGAGGTTATATTGAATTACAGTCTAACACAGAGATAGAAACTACGCCTAAACAGATAGCTTGCCCAAACTGTTTCCCTAAACTTTGTCGTCAGTATTTGCAAAGTTTGAATTTGTGGCAAATAAATCATAGCAATCAGGATGATAACAGATTAGAAGAGCCAGTTTTGGATATTTATCGGCTCAAAAATTCAGCTGAAGTTTTTACTGAGCAAAAAGACAATTATGAGATGAATTACAAGTATGCTTTGCGCTTCTCAGAAAATATTATCCAAGCTGAGCTAGCTAGTAGTAATACATTAGCTGATTGCAAAGACAATTTGTTTATTTCCGGCGCTGCTGGCTCTGGAAAAAGTTATTTAGCGGCTAAAATTGCTGAATATGTGCTTAGACATGGCGTTTTAGCCATATATATCACAGCTGATAGCTTAGCTGATTTGTTCAAGCAACAAGAATTTTTGAAAACGTCATATGCGCCTGATTTAAGACAATTAGATTATGTCAAAACCTGTTTCAGCTTAATTTACCAAGCTCCGCTTTTGGTGATTGATGATTTGGCTGTTAGCAATTTGCAAGTTCCGCATTTATTGAAGTTATTTAATCAGCTTGGCGCCAAGCAACATTTGGTTTTGACTACCAATTTGAGTGCCGATGATATAGTTCAAACTTATGGTGAACGAATTTTATCCAGATTGTTATATCGAGCTGAACCGATTGATTTTTTGACAGCTGATTTACGTTTGGGGATTTAA
- the acpS gene encoding holo-ACP synthase, with the protein MISCGVDIVEMDTMRVTYMRQGERLLERLLTKHEQAEWSRLRQPERQVAYLAKRFAAKEALLKAIKTGLSQGFSWQQIEVVKAESGAVSFKLSPDFYANLVKVASLSDYSSDKNLEIALSLSDSLHYAIAQVFIMW; encoded by the coding sequence ATGATCAGTTGTGGCGTTGATATTGTTGAAATGGATACCATGCGTGTAACTTACATGCGGCAAGGTGAAAGACTTTTAGAACGTTTATTAACCAAGCATGAACAAGCTGAGTGGAGTAGACTACGTCAGCCAGAAAGGCAAGTGGCATATTTAGCTAAGCGTTTTGCTGCTAAGGAAGCTTTGCTTAAGGCCATTAAAACAGGCTTAAGTCAAGGCTTTAGTTGGCAGCAGATTGAGGTAGTCAAAGCTGAAAGTGGGGCTGTCAGCTTCAAGTTGAGTCCAGATTTTTATGCTAATTTAGTTAAGGTGGCGAGCTTATCAGATTACAGTTCAGACAAGAACTTGGAAATAGCTTTAAGTTTAAGTGACAGCTTGCATTATGCTATAGCCCAAGTTTTCATCATGTGGTAA
- a CDS encoding LemA family protein, producing the protein MKKKSALGVAIIVVLILVLTGTSYNSLLSKQINVEEKVANIDSQLQRRADLIPNLVGTVKGYVKHEDDVFKAVNEARTKLLAAKTMPEKAEASQTTQAALGRLLAVAENYPELKSDKLYTNLMDELAGTENRLAYARDEYNQAAKANNQAVSRFPSVIFARLFSFNKVDYFQATKAAQTAPTVDFSK; encoded by the coding sequence ATGAAAAAGAAAAGTGCTCTTGGTGTAGCCATTATAGTTGTTTTAATCTTAGTTTTGACAGGTACTTCATATAATTCTTTGTTGTCGAAACAGATCAATGTGGAAGAAAAAGTAGCAAACATAGACAGTCAGTTACAGAGAAGAGCCGATCTGATACCTAATTTAGTTGGAACGGTCAAAGGTTATGTTAAACATGAAGATGATGTATTCAAAGCCGTTAATGAAGCTAGAACAAAGCTTTTAGCTGCTAAGACGATGCCAGAGAAGGCAGAAGCAAGCCAGACAACTCAAGCTGCTTTGGGTCGTTTGTTAGCTGTAGCTGAAAATTATCCAGAATTAAAGAGTGATAAGCTATATACCAATTTGATGGATGAGTTAGCCGGCACAGAGAATCGTTTAGCTTATGCAAGAGATGAATATAACCAAGCTGCTAAAGCAAATAATCAGGCTGTTTCTCGTTTCCCGAGTGTTATTTTTGCCCGTTTGTTCTCGTTTAATAAGGTAGATTATTTCCAAGCAACAAAGGCTGCTCAAACTGCTCCGACGGTAGATTTTAGCAAGTAG
- a CDS encoding TPM domain-containing protein, translated as MHLTSKQKLGVFAIFCSSVLVLTCFIFAIFHQTSETVYPEATYDFYVADYSSVLDDATIEYIVREANNLASKTKAQVVVATVPDTHEDSLEKYSINLANKWKIGDEKLDNGILLLFTTEDAHVRLEVGRGLEGIINDGKAGRILDRYAVEAKNAGEWNQAAYDTFNAICRQIYKAYNLEWPAYMNEMYVRKNVTFDQSKKTLQTDLVFPSKKVILNERPIGQQILFAFLAALFISSVLAIILASFVMSLIRQAKASPYYRDRLNNDMLFWTLLNVWSNSNRARRHSYWSNHGGGWSSGGSFGGGGSFGGGGASR; from the coding sequence ATGCATTTAACAAGTAAACAAAAATTGGGTGTATTTGCAATTTTTTGTAGTTCGGTGCTGGTCCTAACTTGCTTTATTTTTGCAATATTTCATCAAACAAGTGAAACTGTTTACCCAGAAGCAACCTATGATTTTTATGTCGCTGATTACAGTTCAGTTTTGGATGATGCGACGATTGAATATATCGTGAGAGAAGCAAATAATTTAGCTTCAAAGACGAAAGCGCAGGTCGTGGTTGCAACGGTGCCCGACACGCATGAAGATAGCTTAGAGAAATATAGCATTAATTTGGCAAATAAGTGGAAAATAGGCGATGAAAAATTAGACAATGGCATTTTGCTTTTATTCACGACTGAAGATGCGCATGTTCGCTTAGAAGTTGGCCGTGGCCTAGAAGGTATCATTAATGACGGCAAAGCTGGGCGAATTTTGGATCGTTATGCAGTTGAAGCTAAGAATGCAGGTGAGTGGAATCAGGCTGCTTACGATACTTTCAACGCCATTTGTCGACAAATTTACAAGGCATACAACCTTGAATGGCCAGCTTATATGAATGAGATGTATGTGCGTAAGAATGTTACATTTGACCAGAGTAAGAAGACTTTGCAGACAGATCTGGTTTTCCCAAGCAAAAAAGTTATTTTGAATGAGCGGCCAATTGGTCAACAAATTTTATTCGCGTTCCTTGCTGCTTTGTTCATTTCATCTGTACTAGCAATTATTTTGGCTAGTTTCGTGATGTCATTGATTAGACAAGCTAAGGCAAGTCCTTATTATCGGGATAGGCTCAATAATGACATGCTATTTTGGACTTTGCTGAATGTGTGGTCTAATTCTAATCGTGCAAGGCGTCATTCTTATTGGTCGAATCATGGCGGAGGCTGGTCGTCAGGCGGCTCATTTGGCGGAGGCGGCTCTTTTGGTGGTGGCGGTGCTAGTCGCTGA
- a CDS encoding ABC transporter ATP-binding protein — MSSEIILRNVTKQFTTKSLGTVTAVENFNLEVKEGECFAFLGPSGCGKTTTLRMIAGFEDLSDGEIYLSGKLVSSRAKKLYIPPEDRQLGMVFQAFAVWPHMNVFENVAFPLRVQKRPQAEINERVQTALKHTGLDGLGNEYPANLSGGQQQRIALARAIVTNPRIMLLDEPLSNLDPKLRESMRFEIKALQKKFNFTIIFVTHDQSEAMALSDRMLVMDMGKIVQIGTPEELYNKPLNRFVHSFLGESSFMRVSVEGEQLRIAGDTQVLNIPISEEMLKKGQTKGSLLLATRPNTVEILPANSSTDQQATLHGRIIKRIFLTNFTEYIVNIGTETVKVQTPHRIEFKVGDECTLILPHAVFYEEDTEAEALRNKRQII, encoded by the coding sequence ATGTCAAGCGAAATTATTTTACGTAATGTTACTAAGCAATTTACGACTAAAAGTTTAGGAACTGTAACAGCAGTTGAAAACTTTAATTTAGAAGTGAAAGAGGGCGAATGCTTCGCTTTCCTAGGTCCTTCTGGTTGTGGTAAAACAACGACTTTGCGCATGATTGCTGGCTTTGAGGATTTGTCAGACGGTGAAATTTATCTGTCAGGCAAGCTTGTTTCTAGCCGCGCCAAAAAATTGTACATTCCACCAGAAGATCGCCAACTTGGCATGGTTTTCCAAGCCTTTGCTGTCTGGCCACATATGAATGTGTTTGAAAACGTTGCTTTTCCGCTACGTGTGCAAAAGCGTCCACAAGCTGAAATTAATGAGCGTGTTCAAACGGCCCTCAAGCACACTGGCCTAGATGGCTTGGGTAATGAATATCCAGCTAACCTATCTGGTGGTCAACAGCAGCGTATTGCCTTAGCACGTGCGATTGTAACTAACCCACGTATCATGTTGTTGGATGAACCACTCTCCAACCTTGACCCTAAGTTACGTGAGAGTATGCGTTTTGAAATTAAGGCTTTACAGAAAAAGTTTAATTTCACCATCATCTTCGTCACACACGACCAATCCGAAGCAATGGCTCTGTCAGACCGTATGTTGGTTATGGATATGGGTAAGATTGTCCAAATTGGCACACCTGAGGAATTATACAACAAGCCATTGAATCGCTTCGTTCACTCATTCTTGGGTGAATCAAGTTTCATGCGTGTTTCTGTTGAAGGCGAACAACTTCGTATTGCTGGTGATACACAAGTATTAAATATCCCTATTTCAGAAGAGATGTTAAAGAAAGGGCAAACAAAGGGTTCGTTACTTTTAGCTACTCGCCCAAATACAGTTGAAATTTTGCCTGCTAACAGCTCAACTGATCAACAAGCTACATTACATGGCAGAATTATCAAACGCATTTTCTTAACGAACTTCACTGAATATATTGTGAATATCGGCACGGAAACTGTTAAAGTGCAAACTCCACACCGCATTGAATTCAAAGTTGGCGATGAATGCACCCTAATCTTACCACATGCTGTCTTCTATGAAGAAGATACAGAGGCAGAAGCGCTTCGAAACAAGCGACAAATAATTTAA
- a CDS encoding ABC transporter permease — protein MRSLIQSFKQSLKRSDLDKMEGRHFSLDLVLTWLSFILLLVIVVLPIAMIIINVFFNEGSFDLSMFKRVLLDKENIKAMFNTLIIALSVTVLGTVVGLFFAWLLGRSDIPLKGLMRSLFTIPYMFPPFFGAMAWDLLLSPRGGYFNNWYMSVTGAKNALFNINSLGGIIFVEMSYYFPFVFMQVVSALERMDPTLEESARIAGAKQGYVIAKITLPLVKPAIASGALLILTSSLSHFGVPSILGFSQKIYTLPTRIYDLINRSSGDFQGIREGAALSLLLVAVVMLALVLQKHVLKAGSYDIIKGKSMRPMLIKLRGSKWPLLFVALSFLVVVVVIPLAMIFLVGMLKAYGLPLTLNNFTLDNFKEILTSNKMVTDSISNSLLLSISAGIICMILGVIIAYVITKIQPRGKTVLEIISVLPYSIPGIVLAIGVILTWSGKLYFNLYNTLWIILVAYLARYLAFSMKSASASLQQVHHSLEDAARNCGASHFESLLDVTLPLIRPAMVSGFFLIFLPAMRELTTSVLLYGPFTRTLGVAIYSLKSDGYIVQASALASVAIIIIFICNAIVRFITKDRRSN, from the coding sequence ATGCGAAGCTTAATTCAATCTTTCAAACAATCCCTTAAACGTTCAGATCTCGATAAAATGGAAGGTCGTCACTTTAGCCTCGATTTAGTTTTGACTTGGTTAAGCTTTATCCTCCTATTAGTTATCGTTGTTCTGCCAATTGCCATGATCATTATCAACGTTTTCTTCAATGAAGGCAGCTTTGATCTATCAATGTTCAAGCGAGTACTTTTAGATAAAGAAAACATCAAAGCCATGTTTAACACACTCATCATTGCCCTATCTGTCACTGTTTTGGGTACTGTTGTTGGTCTGTTCTTTGCTTGGCTTTTAGGTCGCAGTGATATTCCACTAAAAGGCCTAATGCGTTCACTCTTTACCATTCCTTATATGTTTCCACCATTCTTTGGTGCTATGGCTTGGGACTTGTTGCTCTCGCCACGCGGTGGCTATTTCAACAATTGGTATATGTCTGTAACTGGCGCTAAAAATGCACTGTTCAACATCAACTCTTTGGGCGGTATTATTTTCGTTGAAATGTCATACTACTTCCCATTCGTGTTCATGCAAGTTGTTAGTGCACTTGAACGTATGGATCCAACTTTGGAAGAATCAGCTCGTATTGCTGGCGCTAAGCAAGGTTACGTTATTGCCAAAATTACTTTACCGCTCGTAAAGCCAGCTATCGCTTCTGGTGCGCTTCTAATTTTAACCTCATCCCTCTCCCACTTTGGCGTACCATCTATCTTAGGTTTTTCCCAAAAAATCTACACATTGCCAACTCGTATTTATGACTTGATCAATCGCTCATCTGGTGATTTCCAAGGTATCAGAGAAGGTGCTGCTCTCTCCTTGTTATTGGTTGCAGTCGTCATGCTCGCCCTCGTTTTACAGAAACATGTATTAAAAGCTGGAAGCTACGATATTATCAAAGGGAAATCAATGCGCCCAATGCTAATTAAGTTACGTGGTAGCAAATGGCCTCTCTTATTCGTTGCTTTAAGTTTCTTAGTAGTTGTGGTCGTAATTCCGCTTGCCATGATCTTCTTAGTTGGTATGTTAAAAGCTTACGGCCTACCATTAACACTTAACAATTTCACATTAGACAATTTCAAGGAAATTCTAACTTCAAATAAGATGGTTACAGATTCTATTTCTAACTCTCTGTTACTGTCAATTTCAGCTGGTATTATCTGTATGATTTTAGGCGTTATCATTGCTTACGTCATCACCAAAATCCAGCCTCGTGGCAAAACAGTCCTCGAAATTATTTCAGTTTTACCCTACTCCATTCCAGGTATAGTCTTAGCAATTGGTGTTATTTTAACTTGGTCTGGTAAACTTTATTTCAACCTCTATAACACGTTATGGATCATCTTGGTAGCTTATCTAGCCCGTTACCTCGCTTTTTCCATGAAGAGTGCTTCTGCCTCCTTGCAACAAGTACACCATTCATTGGAAGATGCAGCCCGTAACTGTGGTGCTAGCCACTTTGAATCTTTGTTAGACGTTACCTTACCTCTAATTCGTCCAGCCATGGTTTCTGGTTTCTTCTTAATCTTCTTACCTGCTATGCGTGAGTTGACAACTTCTGTCCTACTCTATGGTCCATTTACCAGAACTTTGGGCGTAGCTATCTACTCACTAAAAAGTGATGGCTATATAGTTCAAGCTTCAGCTCTGGCTTCCGTCGCTATTATCATCATATTTATCTGCAATGCTATTGTGCGCTTTATTACTAAAGATAGGAGAAGCAACTAA
- a CDS encoding ABC transporter ATP-binding protein: MASVTFNNVSFNFGNKKVFSNLSLEVKDGEILGIVGPGSCGKTTLIRCLAGLLNPSSGEILIDDQIVFSHDKHISIKPEKRKIGMVFQDYAVWPHKSVSKNIEYPLAKHKIAKSEREKIIAHALKQVRMSSYANYMPAQLSGGQQQRVAIARALVSSKKLIVMDEPITNLDAKLREEMIEEIRQIQHDLGTTIIYITHDQEAALKLCDRIAIMQQDGKIVQVANDETIIKQPANRFVFEFIGVSNFIPLIVNAEKVYIKQPKQNILWPDAPIDEILQLTKANSLDMGIRPLDIVFSDNSPLKATVKSVVFLGNQYNYFVRLGDLELRVQVSTLDALKQGIFSEGQEVGIKFAKAVYYPSNSVLLDKENATCEA, encoded by the coding sequence ATGGCATCTGTAACTTTTAATAATGTCAGCTTCAATTTTGGCAATAAAAAAGTATTTAGCAATCTATCACTTGAAGTGAAGGATGGCGAAATTCTTGGTATTGTCGGACCTGGAAGCTGTGGTAAAACAACGCTTATTCGTTGCTTAGCTGGTCTTTTGAATCCAAGTTCTGGTGAAATTCTCATCGACGATCAAATTGTATTCAGTCACGATAAGCATATAAGTATTAAGCCTGAGAAACGGAAAATTGGCATGGTCTTCCAAGATTATGCCGTCTGGCCGCATAAATCAGTCAGTAAAAATATTGAGTATCCTTTGGCTAAGCATAAAATTGCTAAATCCGAACGTGAAAAGATCATAGCACATGCTCTAAAGCAAGTTCGTATGTCCTCTTATGCTAACTATATGCCTGCTCAATTATCAGGTGGTCAGCAGCAACGTGTTGCAATTGCACGTGCGCTCGTATCTTCCAAGAAATTGATCGTCATGGATGAACCTATTACCAATCTCGATGCTAAATTGCGTGAAGAAATGATCGAAGAAATTCGCCAAATTCAGCACGATTTAGGTACAACTATCATCTATATCACCCACGACCAGGAAGCTGCACTAAAGCTTTGTGATCGCATAGCTATCATGCAACAAGATGGTAAAATTGTCCAAGTTGCTAATGATGAAACAATCATCAAGCAGCCAGCTAACCGCTTTGTCTTTGAGTTTATCGGTGTATCAAACTTTATTCCTTTGATTGTTAATGCTGAAAAAGTCTACATCAAGCAGCCTAAGCAAAATATCTTATGGCCTGATGCGCCAATTGATGAAATTCTCCAATTGACTAAAGCTAACAGTTTAGATATGGGTATTCGTCCGTTAGATATTGTCTTTTCCGATAATTCACCCCTTAAGGCAACTGTAAAAAGCGTTGTTTTCTTAGGCAACCAATACAACTATTTTGTCAGATTAGGTGATCTTGAACTACGTGTCCAAGTTAGTACTTTAGATGCACTTAAGCAGGGTATATTTAGCGAGGGACAAGAAGTTGGTATCAAATTTGCAAAGGCTGTCTATTATCCTTCTAACTCTGTTCTATTAGATAAGGAGAATGCAACATGCGAAGCTTAA
- a CDS encoding ABC transporter substrate-binding protein, producing the protein MKRKSLLAFALTASLCLTTLSACGQKNEQAKTKAEPDKQKKVMLYSSLKEKQLSAIKEAFMKKYPDIAMDYYAAGTGKVLTKIATEQQSGQIASDLIWVGDPSNYLTFKEKGMLEAYQSKEAEQIADKFKDKDNTFVGARLVVMGFSYNSTNVKADLIPKNWSDLTKPEFKGQLVMSDPAEAGTTMYAVSALVNHPDYGWSYFEKLKANKMELESGTTSTINKVGSGAYMSCIGVDYVTRTLEKQGSPIKFSYPEKDLIVVSSPIAIMKGAPHMEEAKLLYDFILSEEGQTILAKTQATPVRNGVKVGEAALDAAEIAKRMLETDDKEVAKQKQEILDKFDKLFK; encoded by the coding sequence ATGAAACGTAAATCGTTACTTGCTTTTGCACTAACAGCTAGCTTATGTCTAACAACACTAAGTGCTTGTGGTCAAAAAAACGAACAAGCTAAGACTAAAGCAGAACCAGACAAGCAGAAAAAGGTCATGCTCTATTCATCTCTGAAAGAGAAGCAATTGTCTGCTATCAAGGAAGCTTTTATGAAAAAGTATCCTGATATTGCTATGGACTATTACGCTGCTGGTACAGGTAAGGTTTTGACTAAAATTGCAACTGAGCAACAATCTGGCCAAATTGCTAGTGACTTGATTTGGGTCGGTGATCCATCTAATTACCTGACTTTCAAAGAAAAAGGAATGTTGGAAGCATATCAGTCCAAGGAAGCTGAACAGATAGCTGATAAATTCAAAGACAAGGACAACACTTTCGTTGGCGCACGTCTGGTCGTTATGGGCTTCTCCTATAACTCAACTAACGTTAAAGCTGATTTAATTCCAAAAAATTGGTCCGATTTAACAAAGCCTGAATTTAAGGGCCAATTAGTTATGTCCGATCCAGCAGAAGCTGGTACTACAATGTATGCTGTATCTGCCTTGGTCAATCATCCAGATTATGGCTGGTCTTATTTTGAAAAATTGAAAGCCAATAAGATGGAACTTGAATCAGGTACAACTTCTACTATCAACAAAGTTGGTTCAGGCGCTTACATGTCCTGTATCGGTGTTGACTATGTAACAAGAACACTTGAGAAACAAGGTTCTCCGATTAAATTCAGCTATCCTGAAAAAGATTTGATCGTTGTTTCTTCCCCTATCGCTATCATGAAGGGCGCTCCACATATGGAAGAAGCTAAGTTGCTTTATGATTTCATCTTGTCCGAAGAAGGCCAAACAATTTTGGCTAAGACGCAAGCAACACCTGTTAGAAACGGCGTTAAAGTTGGCGAAGCTGCACTCGATGCAGCAGAAATTGCGAAACGTATGCTAGAAACAGACGATAAAGAAGTTGCTAAGCAAAAACAAGAAATCCTCGATAAGTTCGATAAACTCTTCAAATAA